The following proteins are encoded in a genomic region of Mycolicibacterium rutilum:
- a CDS encoding VOC family protein: protein MNDPLAVLRGDDFPVQPDPAFAARLRARLESALTLPNRTEEVVMSGTDTAIAELSDTASDPVHTAPRAAALPYLTVADARAAIAWYAEAFGATVVGEPIEMDDGRIGHVELAIGDGVLYLADEYPEIGLKAPAPQSTSVSLMLHVADTDAALQRARDRGAEVQREPYENYGARSAALIDPFGHRWMLSGPVTQAGVQIQHGDVGYVSVWVPDAERAAAFYGHVLGWTYDPATHQVTNTDQRIGIFSVDGTQGMLCCYAVTDIDGARQSITDAGGTVGRVTEFDFGTVLDATDPSGIAFAVFRPKPGTPRPAVNGTGPGELSYITQLVPDSAAFRAFYSRVLFWTFEPGRVDDGWAVRDVHPMAGIAGGNAEPAIVPMWTVDDVDAAVARVREAGGTVIEEPSEQAYGRSALCTDDQHTRFYLGQF from the coding sequence ATGAACGACCCGCTGGCCGTGCTGCGCGGCGACGACTTTCCGGTGCAACCGGATCCGGCTTTCGCCGCCCGGTTGCGTGCCCGGCTGGAATCGGCGCTGACCCTACCGAACCGAACCGAGGAGGTTGTCATGAGCGGAACCGATACCGCGATCGCCGAACTGTCCGACACCGCGTCCGACCCGGTGCACACCGCGCCGAGAGCGGCCGCGCTGCCGTACCTGACCGTCGCCGACGCGCGGGCGGCCATCGCCTGGTACGCCGAGGCATTCGGCGCGACGGTCGTCGGCGAACCGATCGAGATGGACGACGGCCGCATCGGCCACGTCGAACTGGCGATCGGTGACGGAGTGCTCTACCTGGCCGACGAGTATCCCGAGATCGGCCTGAAAGCGCCTGCACCGCAATCGACTTCGGTGAGCCTGATGCTGCACGTCGCCGACACCGACGCCGCGTTGCAGCGAGCCCGCGACCGCGGTGCCGAGGTGCAGCGCGAACCGTACGAGAACTACGGCGCGCGCAGCGCGGCGCTCATCGACCCGTTCGGCCACCGGTGGATGCTCAGCGGTCCGGTGACGCAGGCGGGTGTGCAGATCCAGCACGGCGACGTCGGCTACGTCTCGGTGTGGGTGCCCGACGCCGAGCGGGCCGCGGCGTTCTACGGCCACGTGCTCGGGTGGACCTACGACCCGGCGACCCACCAGGTGACCAACACCGACCAGCGGATCGGGATCTTCAGCGTCGACGGCACCCAGGGGATGCTGTGCTGCTACGCCGTCACCGACATCGACGGCGCGCGGCAGTCGATCACCGACGCCGGCGGCACCGTCGGTCGGGTCACGGAGTTCGACTTCGGCACCGTGCTCGACGCCACCGACCCCAGCGGTATCGCGTTCGCGGTGTTCCGGCCGAAGCCGGGCACCCCGCGGCCGGCGGTCAACGGCACTGGGCCGGGCGAACTCTCCTACATCACGCAGCTGGTGCCCGACTCCGCGGCGTTCCGGGCGTTCTACAGCCGGGTGCTGTTCTGGACGTTCGAGCCCGGCCGCGTCGACGACGGTTGGGCCGTGCGCGATGTCCATCCGATGGCGGGCATCGCGGGCGGCAACGCCGAACCGGCGATCGTGCCGATGTGGACCGTCGACGACGTCGACGCCGCGGTCGCGCGGGTCCGTGAGGCGGGCGGGACCGTGATCGAGGAACCCTCGGAACAGGCCTACGGCCGCTCGGCGC
- the mftD gene encoding pre-mycofactocin synthase MftD (MftD, an enzyme found in the mycofactocin biosynthesis locus, performs an oxidative deamination of 3-amino-5-[(p-hydroxyphenyl)methyl]-4,4-dimethyl-2-pyrrolidinone (AHDP). The resulting compound, now called pre-mycofactocin (PMFT), is a biologically active redox cofactor that can oxidize the non-exchangeable NADH of TIGR03971 family SDR-type oxidoreductases.): MADTWFETVAAAQERARRRLPKPVYSALLAASEKGVTVADNVEAFAELGFAPHVIGATEKRDLATTVMGQEISLPVLISPTGVQAVHPDGEVAVARAAAARGTAMGLSSFASKPIEEVIAANPKLFFQVYWLGGRDAIAARVERARAAGAVGLIVTTDWSFSHGRDWGSPKIPEQMDLRTTVRMLPTGLTRPSWMWQWGKTMRPPNLRVPNQAARGEAGPPFFHAYGEWMGTPPPTWEDIAWLRELWGGPFMLKGVMRVDDAKRAVDAGVSAISVSNHGGNNLDGTPAAIRALPAIAEAVGDEIEVLLDGGIRRGSDVVKAVALGARAVMIGRAYLWGLAANGQAGVENVLDVLRGGIDSALMGLGRASVHDLGADDILVPPGFERALGVPGGTDT; this comes from the coding sequence ATGGCCGACACCTGGTTCGAAACCGTCGCCGCCGCCCAGGAGCGGGCGAGGCGGCGTCTGCCCAAGCCGGTGTACTCCGCGCTGCTGGCGGCCAGCGAGAAGGGCGTGACGGTCGCCGACAACGTCGAGGCGTTCGCGGAGTTGGGCTTCGCGCCCCACGTCATCGGCGCGACCGAGAAGCGCGATCTGGCGACCACCGTGATGGGCCAGGAGATTTCGCTGCCCGTGCTGATCTCGCCGACCGGCGTGCAGGCCGTGCACCCCGACGGGGAGGTCGCCGTCGCCCGCGCCGCCGCCGCGCGCGGCACCGCGATGGGTTTGTCGTCGTTCGCGAGCAAGCCGATCGAAGAGGTCATCGCCGCCAACCCCAAGCTGTTCTTCCAGGTCTACTGGCTCGGCGGCCGGGACGCGATCGCGGCGCGGGTCGAGCGGGCCCGCGCGGCCGGCGCTGTCGGGCTGATCGTGACCACCGACTGGAGCTTCTCGCACGGCCGCGACTGGGGCAGCCCGAAGATCCCCGAGCAGATGGACCTGCGCACCACCGTGCGGATGCTGCCGACCGGGCTGACCCGGCCGAGCTGGATGTGGCAGTGGGGCAAGACGATGCGGCCGCCGAACTTGCGGGTGCCGAACCAGGCCGCGCGCGGCGAGGCGGGCCCGCCGTTCTTCCACGCCTACGGGGAATGGATGGGCACCCCGCCGCCGACCTGGGAAGACATCGCGTGGCTGCGTGAGCTGTGGGGCGGCCCGTTCATGCTCAAGGGCGTGATGCGGGTCGACGACGCGAAACGCGCTGTGGACGCCGGTGTTTCGGCGATCTCGGTGTCGAATCACGGCGGCAACAACCTGGACGGGACGCCGGCGGCGATCCGCGCGTTGCCCGCGATCGCCGAGGCCGTCGGCGACGAGATCGAGGTGCTGCTCGACGGCGGCATCCGGCGCGGCAGCGACGTCGTCAAGGCCGTCGCGCTGGGGGCACGCGCCGTGATGATCGGCCGGGCGTACCTGTGGGGCCTGGCCGCCAACGGGCAGGCCGGTGTCGAGAACGTGCTCGACGTGCTCCGCGGGGGCATCGATTCTGCATTGATGGGTCTGGGCCGCGCGTCGGTGCACGACCTCGGCGCCGACGACATCCTGGTGCCGCCCGGCTTCGAGCGGGCGCTCGGGGTGCCCGGCGGAACGGACACCTGA
- the mftB gene encoding mycofactocin biosynthesis chaperone MftB (MftB, a small protein, is a peptide chaperone that assists the radical SAM enzyme MftC in performing two modifications to the C-terminal Val-Tyr dipeptide of the mycofactocin precursor peptide, MftA. MftB's role is analogous to the role of PqqD in the biosynthesis of PQQ, a cofactor that derives entirely from a Tyr and a Glu in the precursor PqqA.) has product MTSTSTGAEDAVFDPERGWRLHHQVAVRPEPFGALLYHFGTRKLSFLKNRTIVDVVNVLSEHPDVRSACRAAGVDDAQQAPYLHALGVLAQSKMLVPQ; this is encoded by the coding sequence GTGACCTCGACGTCGACGGGGGCCGAGGACGCGGTCTTCGACCCCGAGCGCGGCTGGCGGCTGCACCACCAGGTGGCGGTGCGGCCCGAGCCGTTCGGTGCGCTGCTCTACCACTTCGGCACACGCAAGCTGTCGTTCCTGAAGAACCGCACCATCGTCGACGTCGTCAACGTGCTCTCCGAGCATCCCGACGTCCGATCCGCCTGCCGGGCCGCCGGTGTCGACGACGCGCAGCAGGCGCCGTATCTGCATGCACTCGGTGTGCTTGCTCAATCGAAAATGCTGGTGCCCCAATGA
- the mftC gene encoding mycofactocin radical SAM maturase (MftC is a radical SAM/SPASM enzyme that catalyzes the first two steps in biosynthesis of the electron carrier mycofactocin from the terminal Val-Tyr dipeptide of the precursor peptide MftA.) produces MTSIAPVPRLVEQFEHGLDAPICLTWELTYACNLACVHCLSSSGKRDPRELTTQQCKDIIDELERMQVFYVNIGGGEPTVRSDFWELVDYATAHHVGVKFSTNGVRITPQVAARLAASDYVDVQISLDGATAEVNDAVRGAGSFEMATRALQNLADAGFKDAKISVVVTRHNVDQLDEFVALADKFGATLRITRLRPSGRGADVWDDLHPTSEQQVQLYNWLVAKGERVLTGDSFFHLSGLGAPGALAGLNLCGAGRVVCLIDPVGDVYACPFAIHDRFLAGNILSDGGFDSVWKNAPLFRQLREPQSAGACSSCDHYDSCRGGCMAAKFFTGLPMDGPDPECVEGYGAPALARERVKPKSSVDHSRSGPVALKLLTKPPRSDVGAGAPPKRLCNESPV; encoded by the coding sequence ATGACTTCAATCGCCCCGGTGCCTCGGCTCGTCGAGCAGTTCGAGCACGGACTGGACGCCCCGATCTGCCTGACCTGGGAGCTGACCTACGCGTGCAACCTGGCGTGCGTGCACTGCCTGTCGTCGTCGGGTAAGCGCGACCCGCGCGAGCTGACCACCCAGCAGTGCAAGGACATCATCGACGAACTCGAGCGCATGCAGGTGTTCTACGTCAACATCGGCGGCGGTGAGCCGACGGTGCGGTCGGACTTCTGGGAGCTCGTCGACTACGCCACCGCGCACCACGTCGGGGTGAAGTTCTCGACGAACGGGGTGCGCATCACCCCGCAGGTGGCGGCCCGGCTGGCGGCCAGCGACTACGTCGACGTGCAGATCTCGCTGGACGGCGCGACCGCCGAGGTCAACGACGCCGTGCGCGGCGCCGGCTCGTTCGAGATGGCCACCAGGGCGTTGCAGAACCTGGCCGATGCCGGTTTCAAGGACGCCAAGATCTCGGTGGTGGTGACCCGCCACAACGTCGACCAGCTCGACGAATTCGTCGCCCTGGCAGACAAGTTCGGCGCCACACTGCGGATCACCCGGCTGCGGCCGTCGGGCCGCGGCGCCGACGTCTGGGACGATCTGCACCCCACCTCAGAACAGCAGGTGCAGCTGTACAACTGGCTGGTGGCCAAGGGTGAGCGGGTGCTCACCGGCGACTCGTTCTTCCACCTGTCCGGCCTCGGTGCGCCCGGCGCGCTGGCGGGCCTGAACCTGTGCGGCGCCGGCCGCGTGGTCTGCCTGATCGACCCGGTCGGCGACGTCTACGCGTGCCCGTTCGCCATCCACGACCGCTTCCTGGCCGGAAACATCCTGTCGGACGGCGGTTTTGACAGCGTGTGGAAGAACGCTCCGCTGTTCCGCCAGCTGCGCGAGCCGCAGTCGGCGGGTGCCTGCAGCAGCTGCGACCACTACGACAGCTGCCGCGGCGGCTGCATGGCCGCGAAGTTCTTCACCGGGCTGCCGATGGACGGCCCGGACCCCGAATGTGTGGAGGGCTACGGCGCTCCCGCGCTGGCCCGCGAGCGGGTCAAGCCCAAGTCCAGCGTCGATCACTCCCGCAGCGGGCCCGTCGCACTGAAGCTGCTGACCAAACCCCCAAGGTCGGATGTCGGCGCCGGCGCGCCTCCGAAACGCCTCTGCAACGAAAGTCCGGTGTAA
- the mftA gene encoding mycofactocin precursor MftA (Mycofactocin is a small molecule electron carrier derived from the final two amino acids, Val-Tyr, of MftA, the mycofactocin precursor. It plays a role in redox homeostasis and the metabolism of alcohols and aldehydes in Actinobacteria, including Mycobacterium tuberculosis.), with translation MEPNQQVNNDELVTETLVEEVSIDGMCGVY, from the coding sequence ATGGAACCGAATCAGCAGGTCAACAACGACGAGCTCGTGACCGAGACCCTCGTCGAAGAGGTGTCGATCGACGGGATGTGCGGGGTCTACTGA
- the mftE gene encoding mycofactocin biosynthesis peptidyl-dipeptidase MftE: MNSAYHRRVPFVSELANATSKQLKGTPSALLVPVGSTEQHGPHLPLDTDTRIADAVARAVADRLARGDGSIWRIAPSIGYGASGEHEAFDGTVSVGTSALRLLLVEFGRSASRWASRLVFVNGHGGNVEALAAATALLRYEERDVAWCPCTVAGADAHAGHTETSVLLHLSPRDVAVDERVPGNCAPLRELMPELRRGGIAAVSDVGVLGDPTTATADEGARIFDAMVESCLQRIERWVPDRDGMLT, from the coding sequence GTGAATTCGGCTTACCATCGGCGGGTGCCTTTCGTCAGCGAGCTCGCGAATGCGACGTCGAAGCAGCTGAAAGGCACACCGTCGGCACTGCTGGTGCCCGTCGGATCCACCGAACAGCACGGCCCGCATCTGCCGCTGGACACCGACACCAGGATCGCCGACGCGGTGGCGCGCGCGGTTGCTGACCGGTTGGCCCGCGGAGATGGATCGATCTGGCGGATCGCGCCGTCGATCGGCTACGGCGCCAGCGGTGAGCACGAGGCCTTCGACGGCACGGTTTCGGTGGGGACCTCGGCGCTGCGGTTGTTGCTGGTGGAGTTTGGCCGCTCGGCGTCGCGGTGGGCGTCGCGGCTGGTCTTCGTCAACGGGCACGGGGGGAACGTGGAGGCTTTGGCCGCCGCAACGGCTTTGCTTCGGTACGAGGAGCGCGATGTGGCGTGGTGTCCGTGCACGGTCGCCGGGGCCGACGCGCACGCCGGCCATACCGAAACGTCTGTATTGCTACATCTTTCGCCGCGGGACGTCGCGGTCGACGAACGCGTGCCGGGAAACTGCGCGCCGCTGCGCGAGCTGATGCCCGAATTGCGTCGTGGCGGCATCGCGGCCGTGAGCGACGTCGGCGTGCTCGGCGATCCGACGACGGCCACCGCCGACGAGGGCGCCCGCATTTTCGACGCCATGGTCGAATCATGTTTGCAGCGAATCGAGCGTTGGGTACCCGATCGCGACGGGATGTTGACATGA
- a CDS encoding RNA polymerase sigma factor has protein sequence MSAEPNGPDAPRALLELYDDALPRVYGYFVRRCGDRGTAEDLTSETFLAAMDAARKDAPPPITVPWLIGVARHKLADHYRRRHDRFSVPVDEVPEPDVSDDWDAELDRIVAESVLTKLSEQHRTVLTLRYMDDCSVPECAELIGRTVHATEALLVRARRAFRANYPGPEGGKS, from the coding sequence GTGAGCGCCGAACCGAACGGCCCCGACGCTCCGCGGGCACTGCTGGAGTTGTACGACGACGCGCTACCACGCGTGTACGGCTACTTCGTCCGGCGCTGCGGTGACCGCGGGACGGCCGAAGACCTGACGTCGGAAACCTTTCTGGCGGCGATGGACGCTGCCAGAAAGGACGCTCCACCGCCGATCACGGTGCCGTGGCTGATCGGGGTGGCCCGCCACAAACTGGCCGACCACTACCGCCGCCGCCACGACCGGTTCAGCGTCCCCGTCGACGAGGTGCCCGAACCCGACGTCTCCGACGACTGGGACGCCGAACTGGACCGCATCGTGGCCGAAAGCGTGCTGACCAAGCTGTCCGAGCAGCACCGCACGGTGTTGACGCTGCGCTACATGGACGACTGCTCGGTGCCCGAATGCGCCGAGCTGATCGGGCGCACCGTGCACGCCACCGAGGCGCTGCTGGTGCGGGCCCGCCGCGCTTTCCGCGCCAACTATCCGGGACCGGAAGGAGGGAAGTCATGA
- the mftR gene encoding mycofactocin system transcriptional regulator (MftR, the mycofactocin system transcriptional regulator, is an uncharacterized TetR family DNA-binding transcription factor. Its role is inferred by context. It occurs as part of the biosynthesis locus for mycofactocin, a partially characterized electron carrier derived from the terminal Val-Tyr dipeptide of the precursor peptide MftA, through a radical SAM enzyme-mediated process.) → MERGPLTDEHRVGRRRSTTWDHISNVAIDLFATRGFDEVSVDDVAEAAGIARRTLFRYYPSKNALPWGDFDAHLAHMRDLLADSDPDVPIRHALRTALLAFNTFDETETARHRRRMRVILETAALQAYSMTMYAGWRGVVADFVAKRLATTPGDLVPQTVAWTMLGVALSAYEYWLADEAVPLADALGAAFDTVADGLRALDP, encoded by the coding sequence ATGGAAAGGGGGCCCCTGACGGACGAGCACCGGGTGGGCCGACGGCGCTCCACGACGTGGGACCACATCAGCAACGTCGCGATCGACCTCTTCGCGACCCGCGGCTTCGACGAGGTCAGCGTCGACGACGTCGCGGAGGCCGCCGGCATCGCGCGCCGCACCCTGTTCCGCTACTACCCGTCGAAAAACGCTTTGCCCTGGGGCGATTTCGACGCTCACCTGGCGCACATGCGCGACCTGCTGGCCGATTCCGATCCCGACGTGCCGATCCGTCATGCGTTACGCACGGCACTGCTGGCGTTCAACACGTTCGACGAAACCGAGACCGCACGACACCGCAGGCGGATGCGGGTCATCCTCGAGACGGCCGCGCTCCAGGCGTACTCGATGACGATGTACGCCGGCTGGCGCGGGGTGGTCGCCGACTTCGTCGCCAAGCGGCTGGCCACCACGCCCGGGGACCTGGTGCCCCAGACCGTGGCGTGGACGATGCTCGGGGTGGCGCTGTCGGCATACGAGTACTGGCTCGCCGACGAGGCGGTGCCACTGGCCGACGCGCTGGGCGCCGCGTTCGACACCGTCGCCGACGGACTGCGCGCGCTGGATCCCTGA
- a CDS encoding NAD-dependent malic enzyme: MPEKKTGQTLLFDGLWTKGTAFTEQERHEFRLLGLLPTAVKSLEQQTEHSWLEFCRRREPLDKHIYLRNLQDRNETLFYRVLRDHIAETMPIVYTPTVGEACQRFSEIYQRPRGLFVSYPDREFLREVLRNRPRREVDVIVVTDGQRILGLGDQGIGGMGIPIGKLSLYTLIGGIDPARTLPIVLDVGTDNVELLEDPQYLGWRHRRIGDDEYYAFIDDFVTVVHEELPDVLLQWEDFATAHALPILERYRDKLLTFNDDIQGTAAVTLGALHGAARVAARPLSHQQVVMLGAGSAGIGVLDMVHRQMVTEGLSEQQAAAQIWVVDINGLLTDDRTDLSPGQRRFAQPADRVAGWGLSGPAQLADVVHHVEVGVLLGLSTAAGAFTEEIVREMAGKVDRPIIFPLSNPTSRAEAHPAELDEWTDGRALIATGSPFAPLQRNGREHPIAQCNNVYIFPAMGLAVTAAQATRVTDEMMRAAAAALGDASPALADPDAPLLPAWSDVPDVALSIAHAVAVQAVADGVAPERSPEQLTQRITEVRWTPEYRS; the protein is encoded by the coding sequence ATGCCGGAGAAGAAGACGGGACAGACGCTTCTGTTCGACGGGCTGTGGACCAAGGGCACCGCGTTCACCGAGCAGGAGCGTCACGAATTCCGTTTGCTCGGTTTGCTTCCCACGGCGGTCAAGTCACTCGAACAGCAGACCGAGCACTCCTGGCTGGAGTTCTGCCGCCGGCGCGAACCGCTGGACAAACACATCTATCTGCGCAACCTGCAGGACCGCAACGAGACGTTGTTCTACCGGGTGCTGCGCGACCACATCGCCGAGACCATGCCGATCGTCTACACCCCCACCGTCGGCGAGGCGTGCCAGCGGTTCAGCGAGATCTACCAGCGGCCCCGCGGGCTGTTCGTGTCCTACCCGGACCGCGAATTCCTGCGCGAGGTGCTGCGCAACCGTCCGCGGCGCGAGGTCGACGTGATCGTCGTGACCGACGGGCAGCGCATCCTCGGCCTCGGCGATCAGGGCATCGGAGGCATGGGCATCCCGATCGGCAAGCTCTCGCTCTACACGCTCATCGGCGGCATCGACCCGGCGCGCACGTTGCCGATCGTGCTCGACGTGGGCACCGACAACGTCGAACTGCTCGAGGATCCGCAATATCTGGGTTGGCGGCACCGCCGCATCGGCGACGACGAGTACTACGCATTCATCGACGATTTCGTCACCGTCGTGCACGAGGAACTGCCCGACGTGCTGCTGCAGTGGGAGGATTTCGCGACCGCGCACGCGCTGCCGATCCTCGAGCGTTACCGCGACAAACTGCTCACCTTCAACGACGACATCCAGGGCACCGCCGCGGTGACGCTCGGCGCGCTGCACGGAGCGGCCCGGGTGGCCGCTCGGCCGCTGTCCCACCAGCAGGTGGTGATGCTCGGCGCCGGTTCGGCGGGCATCGGCGTGCTCGACATGGTGCACCGCCAGATGGTCACCGAGGGCCTGAGCGAGCAGCAGGCCGCGGCGCAGATCTGGGTCGTCGACATCAACGGACTGCTCACCGACGACCGCACCGACCTGTCCCCCGGCCAGCGCCGGTTCGCCCAGCCCGCCGACCGGGTCGCCGGCTGGGGACTGTCCGGCCCCGCGCAGCTGGCCGACGTCGTGCACCACGTCGAGGTCGGCGTGCTGCTCGGATTGTCCACCGCCGCAGGCGCATTCACCGAAGAGATCGTCCGGGAGATGGCGGGCAAGGTGGACCGGCCGATCATCTTCCCGCTGTCGAACCCGACCAGCCGCGCCGAGGCGCACCCGGCCGAGCTCGACGAGTGGACCGACGGCCGCGCGCTGATCGCGACGGGTTCGCCGTTCGCGCCGCTGCAGCGCAACGGCCGCGAGCATCCGATCGCGCAGTGCAACAACGTCTACATCTTCCCGGCGATGGGCCTGGCCGTCACCGCCGCGCAGGCCACCCGCGTGACCGACGAGATGATGCGCGCCGCGGCCGCCGCGCTCGGCGACGCCTCCCCCGCACTCGCCGACCCGGACGCGCCGCTGCTGCCCGCCTGGTCCGATGTGCCCGACGTCGCGCTGAGCATCGCCCACGCCGTCGCGGTGCAGGCCGTCGCCGACGGCGTCGCGCCCGAGCGCAGTCCCGAACAGCTGACCCAGCGGATCACCGAGGTGCGCTGGACGCCCGAGTACCGCAGCTGA